In Pseudophryne corroboree isolate aPseCor3 chromosome 3, aPseCor3.hap2, whole genome shotgun sequence, a genomic segment contains:
- the LOC135054649 gene encoding zinc finger protein 84-like has protein sequence MMENHRPLTSLDGPSNRATPERCPRPLYSQDCTEENYRIPQEVQDEHLSDMKAEDTEVEEETYVTDMKAEDIEGEEETYGTDMKAEDIEGEEETYGTDMKAEDIEGEETYVTDMKAEDIEGEEETYVTDMKAEDTEGEEETYVTDMKAEDIEGEEETYVTDMKAEDIEGEEETYVTDMKAEDTEGEETYVIDMKAEGIEGEEETYVTDMKAEDIEGEETYVIDMKAEDIEGEEETYVTYMKAEDIEGEEETYVTDMKAEDIEVEEETYVTDMKAEDIEGEEETYGTDMKAEDIEGEEETYGTDMKAEDIEGEEETYGTDMKAEDIEGEETYVTDMKAEDIEGEEETYVTDMKAEDTEGEEETYVTDMKAEDIEGEEETYVTDMKAEDIEGEEETYVTDMKAEDTEGEETYVIDMKAEGIEGEEETYVTDMKAEDIEGEETYVIDMKAEDIEGEEETYVTYMKAEDIEGEEETYVTNMKAEDTEREEETYVTDMKAEDIEGEEETYMTDKKAEDIEGEETCVTDMKVEDIEGEETYVIDMKAEDIEGEEETYVRRDQKCKEEEMPTDISTADGGTSRNSLEGDLILSADSKIEDNTTQDSPGDIPISLTIHPVPDTSSDPSNRDDCSSNTSDFVKHHAAHTCDKIFPCSECGKSYARKLQLVIHQRSHTGERPFPCSECGKCFIVKSHLVAHQRRHTGERPFPCSECGKSFAFKSQLVIHQRSHTGEKPFPCSECGKSFARKLELVIHQRIHTGENTFPCSECGKCFLCKSGLVRHQISHTGEKPFPCSECGKCFSLKSHLARHQRSHTGENTFPCSECGKCFLCKSGLVRHQRSHTGEKPFPCSDCEKCFSLKSHLARHQRSHTGENTFPCSECGKCFLCKSDLVRHQRIHTGEKPFPCSECEKWFPLKSQLDRHQRSHTGEKPFPCSECGKCFSLKSHLVRHQISHTDEKPFPCSECGKCFPLKSQLDRHQRSHTGEKPFPCSECGKCFPLKSQLDRHQRSHTGEKPFPCSECGKCFALKLHLVRHQISHTGVKPFPCSKCGKCFLCKSDLVRHQRIHTGEKPFPCSECEKCFPLKSQLDRHQRSHTGENTFPCSECGKCFLCKSEHVIHQRRHTGEKPFPCPECGKSFARKSHLARHQRSHTGEKPFPCSECGKCFLCKSELVIHQRSHTGEKPFPCSECGKNFAGKSYLVKHQKLHRSKALL, from the exons atgatggagaatcaccggcccctcacatcactgg atggacccagtaacagagctaccccagagagatgtccccgtcctctgtattcccaggactgtacagaggagaattacaggatcccacaggaggttcag GATGAGCACCtttctgatatgaaggcagaagatacagaggtagaagaagagacgtatgtgactgatatgaaggcagaagatatagagggagaagaagagacgtatgggactgatatgaaggcagaagatatagagggagaagaagagacgtatgggactgatatgaaggcagaagatatagagggagaagagacgtatgtgactgatatgaaggcagaagatatagagggagaagaagagacgtatgtgactgatatgaaggcagaagatacagagggagaagaagagacgtatgtgactgatatgaaggcagaagatatagagggagaagaagagacgtatgtgactgatatgaaggcagaagatatagagggagaagaagagacgtatgttactgatatgaaggcagaagatacagagggagaagagacatatgtgattgatatgaaggcagaaggtatagagggagaagaagagacgtatgtgactgatatgaaggcagaagatatagagggagaagagacgtatgtgattgatatgaaggcagaagatatagagggagaagaagagacgtatgtgacttatatgaaggcagaagatatagagggagaagaagagacgtatgtgactgatatgaaggcagaagatatagaggtagaagaagagacgtatgtgactgatatgaaggcagaagatatagagggagaagaagagacgtatgggactgatatgaaggcagaagatatagagggagaagaagagacgtatgggactgatatgaaggcagaagatatagagggagaagaagagacgtatgggactgatatgaaggcagaagatatagagggagaagagacgtatgtgactgatatgaaggcagaagatatagagggagaagaagagacgtatgtgactgatatgaaggcagaagatacagagggagaagaagagacgtatgtgactgatatgaaggcagaagatatagagggagaagaagagacgtatgtgactgatatgaaggcagaagatatagagggagaagaagagacgtatgttactgatatgaaggcagaagatacagagggagaagagacatatgtgattgatatgaaggcagaaggtatagagggagaagaagagacgtatgtgactgatatgaaggcagaagatatagagggagaagagacgtatgtgattgatatgaaggcagaagatatagagggagaagaagagacgtatgtgacttatatgaaggcagaagatatagagggagaagaagagacgtatgtgactaatatgaaggcagaagatacagagcgagaagaagagacgtatgtgactgatatgaaggcagaagatatagagggagaagaagagacgtatatgacggataagaaggcagaagatatagagggagaagagacgtgtgttactgatatgaaggtagaagatatagagggagaagagacgtatgtgattgatatgaaggcagaggatatagagggagaagaagagacgtatgtgaggagaGATCAGAAGTGTAAGGAAGAGGAAatgcctacagatatcagcacag CAGATGGAGGCACAAGCAGGAATTCCTTGGAGGGAGATCTCATCTTGTCTGCAGATAGTAAAATAGAAGATAACAccacacaggattctccaggagacatccccatttctctaactatacatccaGTACCTGATACTTCATCTGATCCCTCCAACCGCGATGACTGTTCATCTAATACCTCAGATTTTGTTAAACATCATGCAGCTCATACATGTGATAAaatatttccatgctctgagtgtgggaaaagttatgCACGCAAattacaacttgttatacatcagagaagtcatacaggtgagagaccatttccatgttctgagtgtgggaaatgttttatagtcaaatcacatcttgttgcacatcagagaaggcacacaggtgagagaccatttccatgttctgagtgtgggaaaagttttgcattcaagtcacagcttgttatacatcagagaagtcacacaggtgagaaaccatttccatgctctgagtgtgggaaaagttttgcacgcaaactagagcttgttatacatcagagaattcacacaggtgagaatacatttccatgctctgaatgtgggaaatgttttctgtgtaaatcaggacttgttagacatcagataagtcacacaggggagaaaccatttccatgctctgagtgtgggaaatgtttttcactcaAATCACatcttgctagacatcagagaagtcacacaggtgagaatacatttccatgctctgagtgtgggaaatgttttctgtgtaaatcaggacttgttagacatcagagaagtcacacaggtgagaaaccatttccatgctctgattgTGAGAAATGTTTTTCACTCAAATCACatcttgctagacatcagagaagtcacacaggtgagaatacatttccatgctctgagtgtgggaaatgttttctgtgtaaatcagatcttgttagacatcagagaattcacacaggtgagaaaccatttccatgctctgagtgtgagaaatggttTCCACTGAAATCACAGCTtgatagacatcagagaagtcacacaggtgagaaaccatttccatgctctgagtgtgggaaatgtttttcactcaaatcacatcttgttagacatcaaataagtcacacagatgagaaaccatttccatgctctgagtgtgggaaatgttttccactgAAATCACAGCTtgatagacatcagagaagtcacacaggtgagaaaccatttccatgctctgagtgtgggaaatgttttccactgAAATCACAGCTtgatagacatcagagaagtcacacaggtgagaaaccatttccatgctctgagtgtgggaaatgttttgcactcaagttacatcttgttagacatcaaataagtcacacaggtgtgaaaccatttccatgctctaagtgtgggaaatgttttctatgtaaatcagatcttgttagacatcagagaattcacacaggtgagaaaccatttccatgctctgagtgtgagaaatgttttccactcaaatcacagcttgatagacatcagagaagtcacacaggtgagaatacatttccatgctctgagtgtgggaaatgttttctgtgtaaatcagAACATGTTattcatcagagacgtcacactggtgagaaaccatttccatgccctgagtgtgggaaaagttttgcacgcaaatcacatcttgctagacatcagagaagtcacacaggtgagaaaccatttccatgctctgagtgtgggaaatgttttctgtgtaaatcagaacttgttatacatcagagaagtcacacaggtgagaaaccatttccatgctctgagtgtgggaaaaattTTGCAGGCAAATCGTATCTAGTTAAACATCAAAAATTACACAGGAGTAAAGCATTACTATGA